A single Pseudomonadota bacterium DNA region contains:
- a CDS encoding hydrogenase maturation protease: protein MLTIIGCGNTNRCDDAAGVLVAQRLRERLDANPVAGVRVFDAGTSGIDTMFQARGSTALIIVDANLSESPPGTVFEVPGEELENVHQGSFSLHDFRWDHALYAGRKIFREDFPDDVSVFLIEAQCVDLGLDVSEPVATAIEKVVELIWQRLASTEHATVAADA, encoded by the coding sequence ATGCTGACGATCATCGGATGCGGCAACACCAACCGTTGCGACGATGCGGCAGGTGTGTTGGTGGCCCAACGTCTCCGGGAGCGGCTCGACGCGAACCCCGTGGCCGGCGTGCGCGTGTTTGACGCCGGGACCTCCGGCATCGACACGATGTTCCAAGCCCGCGGCAGCACGGCGTTGATCATCGTCGACGCCAACCTCAGTGAGTCGCCGCCGGGCACCGTCTTCGAAGTGCCCGGGGAAGAGCTCGAGAACGTGCACCAGGGCAGCTTCAGCTTGCACGATTTTCGCTGGGACCATGCCTTGTACGCGGGGCGCAAGATCTTTCGCGAGGACTTTCCCGACGACGTGAGCGTGTTTCTCATCGAAGCGCAGTGCGTAGATCTTGGCCTCGACGTTTCCGAGCCCGTCGCCACGGCCATCGAGAAGGTGGTCGAGCTGATCTGGCAACGCCTGGCGT